The following proteins are co-located in the Solanum pennellii chromosome 1, SPENNV200 genome:
- the LOC107002256 gene encoding phospholipase A(1) DAD1, chloroplastic-like, translated as MRCPNQLFLTNKYFGMVLPNTWQYYSASTLNLSTITHRIIKISNSCHLDSSHCLVFNDEDKLGKRWMEFQGINNWDGLLDPLDDDLHGEILRYGEFVEAAYGCFDFDTSSATYATCRYPKRSMLMQCGLGRSGYKVVKNLHATCAVQMPRWIEKFPNLKSPQSSWIGYVAVCDDVDEIARLGRRDIVIAYRGTTTYSEWLENLRVTLTCLPDDMSPDENNKPMVQSGLLSMYTTKIEGQTPSLQETIREEIISILNNYSDEYSLSITITGHSLGAALATLTAYDVTTKFNNLPMVTVLSFGGPRVGNKSFRYQLEKNGTKVLRIVNSDDPITKVPGFVIDDDDVAHRGDAMVARLPSWLDKYMEDAPWVYAEVGKELKLSSKDSIRKGNVAKCHDLKTYLYLVNNFVSSSTCPLRATVRNYSFRLYLRNTI; from the coding sequence atgCGCTGCCCAAATCAACTATTTCTAACCAACAAATATTTTGGAATGGTACTGCCTAATACTTGGCAGTACTATTCCGCGTCTACTCTAAATTTGAGTACTATTACTCATCGGATCATCAAAATAAGTAACTCCTGCCACCTCGATTCGAGTCATTGCCTTGTTTTTAACGATGAAGACAAACTCGGAAAGAGGTGGATGGAGTTTCAAGGAATCAATAATTGGGACGGTTTGCTTGATCCACTAGACGATGATCTCCACGGGGAGATTTTAAGGTACGGAGAGTTTGTAGAAGCAGCCTATGGCTGCTTCGACTTTGACACGTCATCAGCCACGTATGCAACTTGTCGGTACCCAAAACGTTCGATGCTGATGCAGTGCGGACTAGGACGGAGCGGGTACAAGGTAGTAAAAAACTTGCATGCCACGTGTGCTGTTCAAATGCCACGTTGGATAGAGAAATTCCCTAATTTGAAGTCCCCGCAATCCAGCTGGATTGGTTACGTGGCGGTATGTGATGACGTGGACGAAATTGCCCGGCTCGGTCGACGTGACATTGTGATTGCTTATAGAGGTACTACTACTTATTCGGAATGGCTTGAAAATTTACGTGTCACATTGACTTGCTTACCAGATGACATGTCACCTGATGAAAATAACAAACCAATGGTACAAAGTGGACTGTTGAGCATGTACACTACGAAAATTGAAGGTCAAACGCCAAGTTTACAAGAAACAATTAGAGAAGAAATTATCAGCATTCTCAACAATTATAGTGATGAATATTCTCTAAGCATAACAATTACAGGACACAGTCTTGGAGCAGCCTTAGCTACACTTACAGCATATGAtgtaacaacaaaatttaataacttGCCCATGGTGACAGTGTTATCATTTGGAGGGCCTAGAGTTGGTAACAAGAGCTTTAGGTATCAACTGGAAAAAAATGGTACAAAGGTACTAAGAATAGTCAACTCTGATGATCCCATAACAAAAGTTCCCGGATTCGTGATCGACGATGATGACGTGGCACATCGAGGGGACGCCATGGTGGCAAGACTGCCAAGCTGGCTTGATAAGTACATGGAAGATGCTCCATGGGTGTATGCTGAGGTGGGGAAGGAACTTAAGTTGAGTAGCAAAGATTCCATTAGAAAAGGAAATGTAGCTAAGTGTCATGATTTGAAGACATATTTGTATTTGGTGAATAATTTTGTTAGCTCATCGACGTGTCCCCTAAGGGCCACAGTAAGAAACTACTCCTTTCGTCTCTATTTACGTAACACTATTTAA
- the LOC107002247 gene encoding uncharacterized protein LOC107002247 — MKQLYCDDDDVLGRSSSLENEIEEIEEEQGTNNGYVRASDLFEIDNRGGLATIKEGHEVETSTLYSFDFHDNGNAVVYVVVGNSNKISKETSMDALLWTLKNVVVDPSSTIVFLIHIYPQTKYIPTPLGLIPIGQVSAEQKENHMAQERGKRRQFLQKYYDACAATKVKVDTILIESDTEAKAILDLMPICNIRRLILGTSKANLKKLKSRKGSGTADQILLNAPEFCEVKIICEGKEMVELQMFESPSPKSTTGNSPKPILSHTEDQNQVQNGSFGCGCFKARV, encoded by the exons ATGAAGCAATTGTattgtgatgatgatgatgtacTAGGAAGAAGTAGTAGTTTAGAGAATGAGATTGAAGAAATAGAGGAGGAACAGGGGACTAATAATGGTTATGTTCGGGCAAGTGATTTGTTTGAGATTGATAATAGAGGAGGGTTAGCAACAATTAAAGAAGGCCATGAAGTTGAAACTAGTACTTTATATTCATTTGATTTCCATGACAATGGGAATGCTgttgtttatgttgttgttgggaATAGTAATAAGATTAGTAAGGAGACAAGTATGGATGCTCTTCTTTGGACACTCAAAAATGTTGTGGTGGATCCTTCTTCTactattgttttcttgattcaTATCTATCCTCAGACAAAGTACATCCCTACTCCTT TGGGATTGATTCCAATAGGTCAAGTGAGTGCAGAGCAAAAGGAGAACCACATGGCTCAAGAAAGAGGCAAGAGGCGGCAGTTCCTTCAAAAGTATTATGATGCATGCGCAGCTACAAAG GTTAAAGTCGACACCATACTTATAGAGAGCGATACAGAAGCAAAAGCCATACTGGACCTTATGCCCATCTGCAACATAAGAAGGCTAATCTTGGGCACCTCTAAAGCCAATCTCAA GAAACTAAAGTCGAGAAAAGGTAGTGGAACAGCGGATCAGATACTACTAAATGCACCTGAATTCTGTGAGGTTAAGATAATATGTGAAGGCAAGGAAATGGTTGAGCTGCAGATGTTTGAATCTCCTTCTCCCAAATCCACTACTGGTAATAGTCCAAAGCCAATTCTGAGCCATACCGAAGATCAAAATCAAGTCCAGAATGGATCCTTCGGATGTGGATGCTTCAAAGCCAGAGTCTAA
- the LOC107002263 gene encoding E3 ubiquitin-protein ligase RNF25, whose amino-acid sequence MAEEEEIVGEVEALQAVYGDDCLLRQTYPPSFHLHIKPRTADDSSQQFVEAIIGIQAGSKYPDEPPAIRIVDSKGLDEQRQKQLISCISERASELSSCLMLVALCEEAVERLSSMNHPDGECPLCLYPLVAEDSGSSEPFMKLMSCFHCFHCECIIRWWNWLELLKESDAPTASGSASSSGSIRDQDEESRRKCPVCRKSFLAKDIEHVLDFVKTQHAVTSSGSEVNNEDKILSSVSEKLRRAKFDAILKLQQEKGCLIEIKKHEVLRPGIYLPQPAALPSTASSEEAKKQQDKDLAATNSRTNSSGSTNKPNTSRARYSSTKEHQGHNSRKQVAQSSRKQVTQWVKKENSNAT is encoded by the exons ATGgcggaagaagaagaaatagtGGGAGAAGTAGAAGCATTACAAGCTGTTTATGGCGACGATTGCTTACTCCGACAAACTTATCCTCCTTCGTTTCATCTTCATATCAAGCCTCGTACTGCCGATGACTCTTCTCAACAG TTTGTGGAAGCAATCATAGGAATCCAGGCTGGTTCAAAG TATCCTGACGAGCCACCTGCTATTAGAATTGTCGATTCCAAGGGTCTTGATGAGCAAAGGCAAAAACAATTGATAAGTTGTATTTCAGAAAGGGCCAGTGAACTTTCCTCATGTCTAATGCTTGTAGCACTTTGTGAG GAAGCAGTGGAGCGGCTTTCGAGTATGAATCACCCTGATGGAGAGTGTCCGTTGTGCTTGTATCCGTTAGTTGCGGAAGATTCAGGGAGCTCTGAGCCATTTATGAAACTAATGTCTTGTTTTCATTGCTTTCATTG TGAGTGCATCATCAGATGGTGGAATTGGCTTGAACTACTAAAAGAATCTGATGCCCCTACAGCTTCTGGTTCTGCTTCATCTTCTGGAAGTATCAGGGATCAGGATG AAGAATCTAGGAGGAAGTGCCCAGTTTGTCGCAAATCTTTTCTTGCAAAGGACATTGAGCATGTGCTTGACTTTGTGAAGACTCAGCATGCTGTG ACCTCCAGCGGATCTGAAGTCAACAATGAGGACAAGATTCTTTCCTCAGTCTCGGAGAAATTAAGAAGAGCAAAATTTGATGCAATCTTGAAACTCCAGCAAGAGAAGGGCTGtctaattgaaataaaaaagcaTGAAGTGTTGCGGCCAGGTATTTATCTTCCACAACCTGCTGCATTACCCTCAACAGCATCCTCCGAGGAGGCAAAAAAGCAACAAGACAAAGATCTGGCAGCCACCAACTCCAGAACAAATTCTAGTGGTTCCACAAACAAACCTAATACCAGTAGAGCAAGGTACTCCAGCACAAAGGAACACCAGGGGCACAATTCAAGAAAACAAGTTGCTCAAAGTTCAAGAAAACAAGTCACTCAGTGggttaagaaagaaaatagtaaTGCGACATGA